A portion of the Eubacterium maltosivorans genome contains these proteins:
- a CDS encoding trimethylamine methyltransferase family protein, with amino-acid sequence MYINRKFYENYISTRDVELLHEYTLKVLKEVGVSFNCEEALDIFKNHGATVEGSIVKFDESLLNAALETVPKTFTIHTCSGETPIGEPFRPKTVGCYGPSKFLFEDDTYRVAQMADMIKFLKLMDTSDVTDFVNNAAFDTPDLDKSQDDFYLPQVAMCLKYSKKPTYGNVANSLNTRGKSLKEAARGIANLYKEFYDIWDKPVLLTNACALSPLGYSYEVLDNIIGLCEEGQPVTIITCSMTNMTAPAALLGTVIQNNATILAGIVLTQLINPGVPVIYGSVSSATDMREVALAIGAPEAQLIQMSSLALARYYQIPVRVGVAGTDAMKPDYQAGVETFMNLMTTYLGKADFILHHAGILQSYALGSYEKFVLDEEVNRIMLRLNKGIDISDTKAEKVFEQIKKAGPLGNYLSGRTPKEYRQEHYLTKLFNRAAGEPNAIFENIGELRERAVKEIDERVAGYTLPDLTQTQKQILNKFLPESEKF; translated from the coding sequence ATGTATATTAATCGAAAATTTTATGAAAATTATATCTCTACCCGCGATGTTGAACTTCTGCATGAATACACCCTGAAAGTTTTAAAAGAAGTGGGTGTCTCCTTCAATTGCGAAGAAGCATTGGATATTTTCAAAAACCACGGCGCAACGGTTGAAGGAAGCATTGTTAAATTCGATGAATCCTTATTAAACGCAGCGCTGGAAACGGTTCCCAAAACCTTCACCATTCACACATGCAGCGGTGAAACCCCAATCGGTGAACCTTTCCGCCCCAAAACAGTCGGCTGCTACGGTCCGTCCAAATTTCTATTTGAGGATGATACCTACCGTGTCGCCCAGATGGCGGACATGATTAAATTCCTGAAGCTCATGGACACCAGCGATGTGACTGATTTTGTCAACAACGCGGCTTTCGATACGCCAGACCTGGACAAAAGCCAGGATGATTTCTACCTGCCTCAGGTCGCCATGTGCCTGAAGTATTCTAAAAAACCAACCTACGGCAATGTGGCCAACAGCCTGAACACTCGCGGCAAAAGCCTGAAAGAAGCAGCCCGCGGCATTGCAAATCTATACAAAGAGTTTTACGATATCTGGGATAAGCCAGTCCTCCTGACCAACGCGTGTGCCCTCTCGCCCCTTGGTTACTCCTACGAGGTGCTGGATAATATTATCGGCTTATGCGAAGAAGGCCAGCCTGTAACCATTATCACCTGTTCCATGACAAACATGACTGCCCCAGCAGCGCTGCTCGGAACGGTGATCCAGAACAACGCCACCATTCTGGCTGGTATCGTCTTGACCCAGCTCATCAATCCAGGCGTGCCTGTTATCTACGGCTCGGTCTCGAGCGCTACGGATATGCGTGAGGTGGCTCTTGCCATCGGCGCGCCCGAAGCACAACTGATCCAGATGTCTTCTCTGGCGCTGGCACGTTATTACCAGATTCCTGTCCGCGTTGGCGTAGCGGGAACCGACGCCATGAAACCAGACTACCAGGCCGGTGTCGAAACCTTTATGAACCTGATGACTACTTATCTCGGCAAAGCGGACTTTATTCTGCACCATGCAGGCATTCTTCAGTCCTATGCCCTTGGCAGCTATGAAAAATTCGTACTGGATGAGGAAGTCAACCGGATTATGCTCCGCTTGAACAAAGGCATTGACATTTCTGACACTAAAGCAGAAAAAGTTTTTGAACAGATTAAAAAAGCAGGTCCTCTTGGCAACTATCTGTCTGGCAGAACCCCGAAGGAATACCGTCAGGAACACTACCTGACCAAGCTTTTTAACCGCGCCGCCGGCGAACCAAACGCCATCTTCGAAAATATCGGCGAGCTTCGGGAACGCGCGGTAAAAGAAATTGACGAACGGGTTGCAGGCTACACGCTGCCCGATCTAACGCAAACACAGAAACAAATTTTAAACAAATTTTTACCTGAATCTGAAAAATTCTAA
- a CDS encoding corrinoid protein, giving the protein MSNYAMISDYVVNGNENGVVNEVNAALSGNAAPLEIINEGLLTGMNVVGEKFANGEMFVPEVLMAARAMNAGMDIVKPLLAEGDVTSLGTVVIGTVKGDLHDIGKNLVVMMLESAGFKVVNLGVDAKKEAFVEAAKENDADIVAMSAMLTTTMTYMDEIIKTCKDAGIDAKYMIGGAPVTPAYAEKISAIYTADASTAAEKAKALV; this is encoded by the coding sequence ATGAGTAACTATGCAATGATCAGCGATTATGTTGTAAATGGAAATGAAAACGGCGTTGTCAATGAAGTTAATGCCGCCCTATCTGGCAATGCAGCACCTCTTGAAATTATCAATGAAGGCCTGCTGACTGGCATGAATGTTGTCGGTGAAAAGTTTGCGAACGGCGAAATGTTTGTTCCTGAGGTTTTAATGGCAGCCCGCGCCATGAACGCCGGCATGGACATTGTCAAACCGCTTCTGGCCGAAGGCGACGTTACATCACTGGGCACTGTTGTCATTGGCACTGTTAAAGGCGACCTCCACGACATCGGCAAAAACCTGGTTGTTATGATGCTTGAAAGCGCTGGTTTCAAAGTTGTCAATCTTGGTGTTGACGCTAAAAAAGAAGCCTTTGTTGAAGCTGCCAAAGAAAACGACGCAGATATTGTGGCCATGTCCGCCATGCTGACAACCACCATGACCTACATGGACGAAATTATCAAAACCTGTAAAGACGCAGGCATCGACGCTAAATATATGATCGGCGGCGCGCCGGTAACGCCAGCCTACGCTGAAAAAATCAGCGCAATCTACACTGCCGATGCGTCAACTGCGGCCGAAAAAGCAAAAGCACTGGTTTAA
- a CDS encoding ornithine cyclodeaminase family protein yields MNFDHAYFEQDRENIAKKLDIGKEIIYLTKPECENIGLTRDDILDITKKTLISHGKKEFEMPAKIGVHPWTEVFFHAMPAYVPEQRAIGCKWIECYPNNPKKYNLPQTTGLLVLNDVLSGVPVAVMDCAWITAMRTPAVTVLAAAALHPDAESFGMFGCGVQGIEHVRYVTRTLKKLKKIYVYDVVEAAADNLIKIVQPEIDVEIVKAASPQEIAEKCEVMSSATIILKDPLCVVKDEWISAGQTIVPCDMNTFFDLKTQYRADKYIVDSIDEHELFAEMGYFPADKGLPKVYCQTGEILAGLSEGRTSKDELIVCSNIGMSVCDMTVARAIFDIALEKGIGQKLAL; encoded by the coding sequence ATGAATTTTGATCACGCTTATTTTGAACAAGACAGAGAAAACATTGCAAAGAAACTGGATATTGGCAAAGAAATCATTTATCTGACAAAACCAGAATGTGAAAATATCGGCCTCACCCGCGATGATATTCTGGATATCACTAAGAAAACGCTGATTTCCCACGGAAAAAAAGAATTTGAGATGCCTGCAAAAATCGGCGTCCATCCCTGGACAGAAGTCTTTTTCCATGCAATGCCAGCCTATGTGCCAGAACAAAGAGCCATTGGATGCAAATGGATCGAATGCTACCCAAACAATCCCAAAAAGTATAATCTTCCACAGACGACTGGCCTTTTGGTATTGAACGATGTGCTTTCCGGCGTTCCTGTTGCAGTGATGGACTGTGCCTGGATTACCGCCATGCGTACACCGGCCGTTACAGTCCTGGCCGCCGCTGCCCTTCATCCAGACGCTGAAAGCTTTGGTATGTTCGGCTGTGGTGTACAGGGGATTGAGCATGTGCGCTATGTCACCAGAACACTTAAAAAACTGAAAAAAATTTATGTATATGATGTCGTGGAAGCAGCTGCAGATAACCTGATTAAAATTGTTCAGCCTGAAATCGATGTTGAAATCGTCAAGGCCGCTTCGCCTCAGGAAATTGCTGAAAAATGTGAAGTCATGAGTTCAGCCACTATCATCCTGAAGGATCCCTTATGTGTTGTTAAGGACGAGTGGATCTCAGCCGGACAGACCATTGTTCCCTGCGATATGAACACCTTCTTTGACCTTAAAACGCAGTACCGGGCAGACAAATACATTGTCGACAGCATCGACGAGCATGAGCTGTTTGCAGAGATGGGTTACTTCCCGGCTGATAAAGGTCTTCCAAAGGTTTACTGCCAGACAGGCGAGATTCTCGCCGGCCTAAGCGAAGGCCGTACCTCCAAGGATGAATTGATTGTCTGCAGCAATATCGGGATGTCTGTCTGTGATATGACGGTTGCCCGCGCAATCTTCGATATCGCTCTTGAAAAGGGAATTGGCCAGAAGCTTGCCCTGTAA
- a CDS encoding trimethylamine methyltransferase family protein yields the protein MAFVDQKKKEKTMDNLCNYTSRQQLGIEVFNDDQCAMIHQAILEVLKEVGVDVYNDKALEILKKAGAFVDGRRVRFPAAMVESAIKSAPSQVTLYSQDMESKMILGGKRFYYGPGPTVINTLDPYTGERKIPHYEDTCKAVKVMDALPNIDYLMDFGTIDGVETSVLDVYCFKAMFENSPKPILHWAYNRDNVQAMIDMGAKVRGSYEELEKYPFFSVYSEPITPLIHENEGLDVMMTMAEHGLPAVYTSAAQAGMTAPVTLAGTMVVELAESLSGLVINQLIKEGAPYIMGGVCTCVDMSSMQITYSSPEFNLLQGGLSKMSQFYNLPVFTTAGCSDSKCLDQQHGIDQATSILMSALYGGNLIHDVGYMESGLLTSMEALVIADEIIGQTKQIIRGIEVTDESLAVNIIKNVGPGGNFLAERQTFEKFKTEWWLPQLFNRKVYTNWEADGKPELKDLANAKVRDILENHQPKTIPSDVSKDCDDILKALIAKYN from the coding sequence ATCGCATTTGTTGATCAAAAGAAAAAGGAGAAAACGATGGATAACTTATGCAACTACACAAGTAGACAACAATTAGGTATTGAAGTTTTTAACGATGATCAATGCGCAATGATTCATCAGGCAATTTTAGAGGTGTTAAAGGAAGTCGGGGTTGATGTTTATAATGACAAGGCGCTGGAAATTCTAAAAAAAGCAGGAGCCTTCGTTGATGGCAGACGCGTTCGATTCCCTGCTGCAATGGTTGAGAGTGCTATAAAATCCGCGCCTTCTCAGGTAACTCTTTATTCCCAGGATATGGAATCCAAGATGATCCTTGGCGGCAAGCGTTTTTATTACGGACCTGGACCAACCGTTATCAATACGCTGGACCCATATACCGGAGAAAGAAAAATTCCTCATTATGAAGATACCTGCAAGGCTGTGAAGGTAATGGATGCCCTTCCGAATATTGACTATCTGATGGACTTTGGAACCATTGATGGTGTTGAAACCAGCGTTTTAGATGTCTATTGCTTTAAGGCGATGTTTGAAAACTCTCCGAAGCCAATCTTACACTGGGCATATAACCGAGACAATGTTCAGGCAATGATCGATATGGGCGCAAAAGTTCGCGGCAGTTATGAAGAGCTTGAAAAGTATCCATTCTTCTCTGTTTATTCCGAACCGATCACTCCGCTGATTCACGAAAACGAAGGCCTGGATGTTATGATGACCATGGCAGAGCACGGGCTGCCAGCTGTTTACACCTCCGCTGCTCAGGCAGGCATGACTGCACCGGTTACACTGGCGGGAACGATGGTAGTCGAGCTGGCGGAATCCCTGTCCGGTCTGGTAATCAATCAGCTGATCAAAGAAGGTGCGCCTTATATTATGGGCGGCGTCTGTACTTGTGTGGATATGTCCTCAATGCAGATTACCTACAGCTCACCAGAATTTAACCTGCTGCAGGGTGGTCTGAGCAAGATGTCTCAGTTTTATAACCTTCCGGTATTCACAACGGCCGGCTGTTCAGATTCCAAATGTCTCGACCAGCAGCATGGTATTGATCAGGCAACCAGTATCCTCATGTCTGCGCTTTACGGCGGTAATTTAATCCACGATGTCGGATATATGGAATCTGGCCTGTTAACCTCTATGGAAGCCCTTGTCATCGCGGATGAGATCATTGGACAGACCAAGCAGATCATCCGCGGTATCGAAGTGACAGACGAGTCTTTGGCTGTCAATATTATCAAGAATGTCGGACCAGGCGGAAACTTCTTAGCTGAACGCCAGACTTTTGAAAAGTTTAAAACCGAATGGTGGCTGCCACAGTTATTTAACCGAAAAGTGTACACCAACTGGGAAGCAGATGGAAAGCCAGAGCTTAAAGACCTCGCCAATGCGAAAGTCAGAGATATTCTTGAAAATCATCAGCCTAAAACAATCCCGTCAGATGTCAGCAAGGACTGCGACGATATCCTGAAAGCTTTAATCGCTAAATACAATTAA
- a CDS encoding aspartate/glutamate racemase family protein gives MDEIVRNYGYLGDKEDLDQHFYVTKGQWVAGYTVGIMLLDVHYPLLPGNVVNASTYSYPVRHAWVPGADQNRMHSGDESLLPELIKTARQLELEGCRAICGACGYFGHFQKKVAEALDIPVYLSSVIQASWIAAGLKSSQKIGVLCADGKNLTKELFAECNVSEEVFKRCVIKSAGKLPEFSAFMERRGNFDNAAVREELKGLVREILDENEDVGAILLECSDMPPYSAAIQAEFNLPVFDFITMINFVHNAVAQRPYYGFM, from the coding sequence ATGGATGAAATTGTACGCAATTATGGTTATCTGGGCGATAAGGAAGATCTGGATCAGCATTTTTATGTGACGAAGGGACAATGGGTTGCAGGGTATACGGTTGGAATCATGCTGCTGGATGTTCATTATCCCCTGCTTCCCGGAAATGTGGTCAACGCAAGTACCTACAGCTATCCGGTACGCCATGCGTGGGTACCGGGCGCTGACCAGAACAGAATGCACAGCGGTGATGAAAGCCTTCTGCCAGAGCTGATTAAGACAGCCAGACAGCTGGAGCTGGAAGGCTGCCGCGCCATCTGCGGCGCATGCGGCTATTTTGGGCATTTCCAGAAAAAGGTGGCCGAGGCATTGGACATTCCAGTTTACTTATCCAGTGTGATCCAGGCGTCATGGATTGCGGCAGGGCTTAAAAGCAGCCAGAAAATCGGCGTTTTATGCGCAGATGGCAAGAATCTGACAAAAGAATTATTTGCAGAATGCAATGTTTCAGAGGAAGTCTTTAAGCGGTGTGTGATTAAATCCGCAGGAAAGCTTCCAGAGTTCTCGGCCTTTATGGAACGTCGAGGCAATTTTGACAATGCTGCTGTTCGTGAAGAACTCAAAGGACTGGTCCGGGAAATTTTAGATGAAAATGAAGATGTGGGTGCCATTCTTTTGGAATGCAGCGATATGCCGCCTTATTCCGCAGCGATTCAGGCGGAGTTTAATCTGCCAGTGTTTGATTTTATCACGATGATCAATTTTGTTCATAATGCAGTTGCCCAAAGGCCTTATTACGGCTTTATGTAA
- a CDS encoding aconitase X swivel domain-containing protein: protein MGRKIKGRGAVGGITKGFAMVSEETIQGWSGIDEETGLIMEIGHPFEGKSIIGSILIISGGKGSNGWSCHFHAAKMSGKAPAGMVFPKIDSRTGVAAVVTGVPTVTDLEENVFELVKTGDYVLVNGDEGYIEILESGEEANG from the coding sequence ATGGGAAGAAAAATAAAAGGGCGCGGTGCTGTTGGCGGAATTACCAAAGGGTTTGCCATGGTAAGCGAGGAGACGATTCAGGGCTGGTCAGGCATTGATGAAGAAACTGGCCTGATTATGGAAATTGGACATCCCTTTGAAGGCAAAAGCATCATCGGTTCGATTTTAATCATATCTGGAGGAAAAGGTTCGAATGGCTGGTCCTGCCATTTCCATGCTGCCAAAATGAGCGGAAAGGCGCCGGCGGGAATGGTTTTTCCCAAGATTGATTCCCGCACCGGTGTGGCCGCAGTGGTTACCGGTGTACCTACTGTAACCGATCTGGAGGAAAATGTCTTTGAGCTGGTAAAAACAGGCGATTATGTATTGGTAAACGGTGATGAAGGCTACATTGAGATTTTAGAATCAGGAGAAGAAGCGAATGGATGA
- a CDS encoding helix-turn-helix domain-containing protein, whose product MKATIFKEDHQLNLEAIEEILTSFYYATDVPVTLYDQSTQPLGTYFEDKKICRYFNQSETESSLCPNALHFAATWAHRLGEPYIFVCPSGFVNIAIAILDDQQFAGSVIAGPIAMGTIEESTIRDMFTIHQASPEVLYNTTLFIRNMKIFTPSQVNHLARLLNAAILSLYPNTEAYEKLSSEYHDQSEIGERIHEHKKNNIPLVYPYEKEQELVRQVKEGDHEGAQVTLKFLVNEILLIEGGNLEVIKARILELVTILSRASVEGGASLEKIFGLNLDLITELNKIDSIQVLSSWTVKIIDHFTKNIFNNIYSGDSYLINQAIEHTRANYMNKITLQKLADYLHVSDSYLSKLFKEETGISFTQYLNEIRINRSKELLQNTKMSIVEVALFVGYEDQSYFTKVFKKITGITPKKYRSGKK is encoded by the coding sequence ATGAAAGCAACTATTTTTAAAGAAGACCACCAGTTGAACCTCGAGGCCATTGAAGAAATTCTCACCTCATTTTATTACGCGACAGATGTTCCGGTAACTTTGTATGACCAGAGCACCCAGCCGTTGGGCACCTACTTTGAGGATAAAAAAATCTGCCGGTACTTTAATCAGTCCGAGACCGAATCCAGCCTCTGTCCAAACGCACTGCACTTTGCCGCCACCTGGGCGCACCGGCTTGGAGAGCCTTATATTTTCGTCTGTCCTTCAGGCTTTGTCAATATTGCCATCGCTATCCTGGACGACCAGCAGTTTGCTGGCTCCGTCATTGCCGGCCCCATTGCCATGGGAACCATTGAGGAGAGCACCATCCGCGATATGTTCACCATCCACCAAGCCTCGCCCGAGGTACTCTACAACACGACCCTCTTTATTCGGAATATGAAAATTTTTACCCCTTCCCAGGTAAATCATCTTGCCAGGCTTTTAAACGCGGCGATCCTGAGCCTGTACCCCAACACAGAAGCCTACGAGAAGCTAAGCTCTGAATACCACGATCAATCCGAAATTGGGGAACGCATTCACGAGCATAAAAAGAACAACATTCCGCTGGTTTATCCCTATGAGAAGGAACAGGAGCTGGTGCGGCAGGTGAAGGAGGGCGACCACGAGGGCGCTCAGGTCACCCTCAAATTTTTAGTCAATGAAATTTTGCTGATTGAGGGCGGCAACCTTGAGGTTATCAAAGCCAGGATTTTAGAGCTTGTCACCATTCTCTCCCGCGCTTCGGTAGAGGGCGGCGCCTCTCTTGAAAAGATTTTCGGACTGAATCTTGATCTGATCACTGAGCTCAATAAAATTGACAGCATTCAGGTTCTCAGCTCATGGACCGTTAAAATTATTGACCATTTCACCAAAAATATTTTTAATAATATTTATTCTGGGGACTCTTATCTGATCAACCAGGCCATCGAGCACACAAGAGCTAATTATATGAACAAAATCACGCTTCAAAAGCTGGCAGACTACCTGCATGTCTCAGACTCCTACCTGTCCAAGCTGTTTAAGGAAGAAACGGGCATCAGCTTCACGCAGTATCTCAACGAAATTCGGATCAACCGGAGCAAGGAGCTCCTGCAGAACACCAAAATGAGCATCGTCGAGGTGGCGCTTTTTGTCGGCTATGAGGATCAGAGCTATTTTACAAAAGTTTTTAAAAAAATTACCGGTATTACGCCAAAGAAATACCGGTCAGGAAAAAAATAA
- a CDS encoding 5-methyltetrahydrofolate--homocysteine methyltransferase: protein MEKVYHIPIRMERDIVFKRMHIDETQSNYDEFLTAYNELAEEIPKLVDARGIYVLKKADGREPMHKGLCEVSHFVYAMVTLGAEISDRCTAYFAEKDYLKGLMIDSIADQLLFNLSDDFYPVIREDVFEKQGYALTVRYQPDDYIIPIQNQKVILEEAGGSERLNVSVTEGFMYNPLKTMGYVYGADKNIQIAEKDHDCSLCSNYSCEFRSV, encoded by the coding sequence ATGGAAAAGGTTTATCATATTCCGATCCGCATGGAACGGGATATTGTGTTCAAACGGATGCATATTGATGAAACGCAGTCAAACTACGACGAGTTTTTAACCGCTTATAACGAGCTCGCGGAGGAGATCCCAAAACTGGTTGACGCCAGAGGAATTTATGTCCTGAAAAAGGCCGATGGCCGTGAGCCCATGCACAAGGGGCTCTGCGAAGTCAGTCACTTTGTGTATGCGATGGTCACCCTGGGTGCGGAAATCAGTGATCGCTGCACCGCCTATTTTGCCGAAAAGGATTACCTGAAGGGTCTGATGATTGACTCCATTGCGGACCAGCTGCTCTTTAATTTGTCGGATGATTTTTATCCTGTTATCCGTGAGGATGTTTTTGAGAAGCAGGGCTATGCGCTGACGGTTCGTTATCAGCCCGACGACTATATTATTCCCATTCAAAATCAGAAGGTTATTCTGGAGGAAGCAGGCGGCAGCGAACGCTTAAACGTTTCTGTCACAGAGGGTTTTATGTACAATCCTCTGAAAACCATGGGCTATGTATATGGCGCCGATAAAAATATACAGATCGCGGAAAAGGATCATGACTGCAGTCTGTGCTCAAACTACAGTTGTGAATTCCGGTCTGTTTGA
- a CDS encoding vWA domain-containing protein, producing the protein MNPNLTEIIFILDRSGSMAGLEADTIGGYNQFLKTQSQKSGELRVTTVLFDHEYECLYQSICPENAVLTERQYFVRGCTALYDAVGQAVIHTGRRLAETPEPERPSKVIVVITTDGCENASKAYTHQQIQNMIRQQQEKYSWEFLFFGANIDVENVAQTIGVQADRAFSYEADSAGVCKMMACACDMVSTLREALSCKNDAESNS; encoded by the coding sequence ATGAATCCAAATTTGACAGAAATCATTTTTATACTGGACCGCAGCGGCTCAATGGCAGGGCTGGAGGCTGACACCATTGGCGGCTATAACCAGTTTTTAAAGACCCAGTCCCAAAAGTCCGGTGAGCTTCGTGTCACCACGGTTCTTTTTGATCATGAATACGAGTGTCTGTACCAGAGCATTTGTCCCGAAAACGCTGTGCTCACAGAGCGCCAGTATTTTGTCCGGGGCTGTACAGCCCTCTATGACGCCGTGGGCCAGGCTGTGATCCACACCGGGCGGCGCCTTGCCGAAACGCCTGAGCCCGAACGGCCCTCCAAGGTGATTGTCGTTATTACCACCGACGGCTGCGAAAACGCCAGTAAAGCCTACACGCATCAACAAATTCAAAATATGATCCGGCAGCAGCAGGAAAAATACAGCTGGGAATTTTTGTTCTTCGGCGCAAACATCGATGTGGAAAATGTCGCACAAACCATTGGCGTGCAGGCTGACAGGGCTTTTTCCTATGAAGCCGACAGTGCAGGTGTCTGCAAAATGATGGCATGCGCCTGCGATATGGTTTCGACCCTCCGAGAAGCTCTATCCTGCAAAAATGACGCTGAGAGCAATTCGTGA
- a CDS encoding DMT family transporter, producing MSLGIIASIAAAFSCGGILVLTKWMMNTGMTSVEVLFYRFLFVFIITGIWFIIKKQNCRITLRQLVTLVLLTVAGYGGSTFLLATSFNFLPMGLATMLYFTYPLFVLVIMTILFKEKLTRVKAVSLSLAILGIFCLMNFSLELFNLGSMLAIGSGLAYAIYLVGIQKSSVKSLDNLVIVFYLSGFSCVFFFIQGLLAGTPQFLAVDVPQLLMGTCIGAVTVFVLGAVAYSIKCIGSTKTSLIISFEAVVSLILGILIFGDPYNMNTWIGSILMTLSVIFITRENTEEALVAAEK from the coding sequence ATGTCTTTAGGAATAATCGCCTCGATTGCCGCGGCATTTAGCTGCGGCGGGATTCTGGTGCTGACAAAATGGATGATGAACACAGGCATGACCTCTGTGGAGGTGCTGTTTTACCGTTTTTTATTCGTATTTATCATTACAGGAATATGGTTTATCATAAAAAAACAGAATTGCCGGATTACCCTCAGACAGCTGGTGACGCTGGTGCTGCTGACCGTGGCGGGCTATGGCGGATCGACCTTTTTGCTGGCCACCTCCTTTAATTTTTTGCCCATGGGGCTGGCGACCATGCTTTATTTTACCTATCCTCTGTTTGTGCTGGTCATCATGACCATACTTTTTAAAGAAAAACTGACTAGAGTAAAGGCTGTCTCTTTGTCGCTGGCCATTCTCGGAATCTTTTGCCTGATGAATTTTAGTCTGGAGCTTTTTAATTTGGGCAGTATGCTGGCCATAGGGTCGGGTCTGGCCTACGCCATCTATCTGGTGGGGATACAGAAAAGCAGCGTCAAATCGCTGGATAATCTGGTCATTGTCTTTTACCTCTCAGGCTTCAGCTGTGTTTTCTTTTTTATACAGGGACTTCTGGCGGGCACGCCGCAGTTTCTGGCAGTTGATGTTCCGCAGCTTTTAATGGGAACCTGCATCGGGGCAGTAACGGTTTTTGTGCTGGGGGCAGTCGCTTACTCGATCAAATGTATCGGGTCGACGAAAACCTCGTTGATTATTTCCTTTGAGGCTGTAGTGTCCTTAATTCTGGGGATTTTGATTTTTGGCGATCCCTACAATATGAATACCTGGATTGGCTCAATCCTGATGACGCTGTCTGTGATTTTTATTACCCGTGAAAACACAGAAGAGGCATTGGTCGCAGCGGAAAAATGA